The DNA sequence tgcactctttggccaatcagggccaagctgtgtgaAGACTCTGGAAAGaatcacaagttttcattattatctttttagccttctgtaagtatccttcctgtattctttaatataatatagtatcaaaaagtaataaattagccttctgagaacatggagtcagatgcatcattctcttCCTCGTCAGGTCACCCTGATTTTACAATACTACCCTAAgcacacaaatatataaatttgaaaaaacaaaactcaaaaaaattCAACTAAAAAAAAGCCACCTTCAATTACCATAACCCCACTACCGACCCTTTATTGCTCCcatatcagaagaaatgaacttcttcctaccctgctcagccctgcaggccccatcaggattcagaggaagaagctgacactgcccagacagaatcctgtgtttgaatggaatttgtgcatcatggatgaggtgtatgaatatgcaacaggctgttacttttaagggttaatcctctgttaatgtgggtccttttttgggcttattttgcccagaaagaggtacccagactgtccacaactctttgtttttattgtctcatattgtcctaaattcaaattgtccaaatttttattactctaacTATATTACtctttttataaccattttattgctattaaacttctaaaatttaaaaacaagtgattggctGTTTTTCACAGTTTTGATGCCTGAAATACTCAGGGTGGATGCTCCCAAACCTGAGAGCTCCTGGCACGTGAGTCTCTCTCCTGCTGAAGCACGGCTCAGGTAACCAATGCACTGCTTGGGGAATAGAgaccccaaaaaaagaaaaggcccCGAGTGTAGCAGCAAAACCATGGCACCCACATGGGGCTCCAGGATGGCAGGAACCTGTTCCAGTTTCAGGGGATAAGGATGGGACTGGTTTAGACACaagtgtcaggaaaattaatccacaaacaccagaggtttatgcccagaaaggagacagaggggtcattttttgctttatttgaattaaggcagaggccatggggcattcccctggggtctctccaatttttggaggacacagcctccttttaatcccaatttccagccacattcccttctctctgtccccattggctgaggtacttgagaggcacagacttcccaaaacacctgataccaaagatttccctctaatgtacaaccctcccttttaatttttaattcttatggaatttagggatttttcttccccattgtttctttcatctttcaatgtctaatttcattgatcagcaaacctaaagtttatttgtaaaagcaaatctctttttccattcatcaatcagtggaatccttcccattgtttcttttatctcccagtgctggttttatctaccagcagacaACAGCTGGTgtgtaaagacaaatctgctaTTCCTCTCAAAGGCAGGAACCTGTTCCAGCTTCAGGGGATAAGGATGGGACTGGTTTAGACACAAGCAATGATTTCCCCCTCCACACATCCACAAAACCAACAAGAACAGATTTTGAAGAGGGCCAAGGCAGAGTCAGCTGTTCCTTTCTGGTTTGTACTTGAGATCTCAAAGCCATGCAAACCTCTGtggtttgaggggttttttggtactttctttttaaattcttacCTGGGAGCCTGATATATGGTCTCCTCGAGGCAGGTCTTATGAGCTCTTGGAgatttatataataaattatatattctataatttatgatatataatttatatattttatatttttatatatatatatatatatatatatatatatatatatatatatatatatatatatatatatatatatatatatatatatatatatatatattatacccGAGATAGCTCGGCCCCCTCAGAatgcataaaatcagcaggatggcttctgtgacagtgctggaaacagaaaagttttaataaaaggcaaaataacaaagttCTTTCAGAGAAAACCAAGCCAgggcaagaggttcttgctcctggtaaaacacctcacaaaagccattatttccttttgttctcttctttttctagtaaattgcttaggtgggactttttggctcctgtccaactagctatccttaagtttgaggtgtAGTCCCCAAGGTCCTATGAGATCCCTTTCCAcctaattgaggagagaaacttctgggcttctttcctttttgaggaGACAAAAGGTAGTTTTGTCACTCCGTCAACAGAGGGCACATTCCTGTCACACAAAGGatgttgaaaaagaaagaatgaccTGGAAAATCCTCTGGTGGTCAGTCATAAAGCTCATGGCAATGTTTGtcacccagcccttccccaggaaaTCTGAGCATCCATTCACATTCTGTTTTGTACAGGGAGCcacaaagaaaaataccatTACCAGACATTCAGACATTTCCAAAGAATACCTGAGAGCACAAAACCCTGGTTCCTTCTGAGTGCCAGCTCAGGGCTTACCACAGCTTGTTCTGGACTTCTCATTTTCcattctgtgaaaaatgtgtattttatgattggcattttgcaaatattatgaatatgcaacaggctgttgtttttaagggttaatcctctgttaacctgggtccttttttgggcttattttgcccagaaagaggtacctggactgtcttcccagggaacaattcccaattcccaatatccctgccctctggcagtgggagccattccctgtgtcctgtccctccatcccttgtccccagtccctctccagctctcctggagcccctttaggtcctgccaggggctctgagctctccctggagccttctcctctccaggtgagcacccccagctctcccagcctggctccagagcagagggagcatCTCCAAGTGCCTCAGGGACTTCTGACTGGCAGTGAGAAGGTTTTGGTCCCATCTCCAATGTGCATGAGATGTCCAGAGTTACCACAGGATGCTCCCTTGGCATTATCTGCTTTGCTCCTGGAATGCAGCAGGAAGAGAATTCTCTGTGTGATGCTCTGTGAATTCCCTGCTCTCTGGTGATGTTATCTCTGCTGTTGACTTAGCAGGGTTCAGACTTTCCACTCTCCCCAAAAACCATCTgttcagcagctgcactgctggagtGGCACCTTTGTTATTCCTGCAAGTTCCGTGTTGTTCTCTGTGCCCTTTGTGTGCCCACTCAGCCGCGTCTGCTGCCTTCattcagagccagcacaggagctctgctgaaAGCCCTGAAGCTCTGAGGCTACAAGAGATCAAAGATGCAGCTTTAGAGCACAAAAAGCCCAATGATATCAggtggcattcacattctctgaaaaatccctttgcccaggattgttctcctgggaagctgagaagcctcagagaaaaggaaaacaattctgatctcatttgcttctcctgtgttgtgctcacatgtggaatgtgtttggagattgttcacccacaggtgattgttcattggattctgctgtgagttgtttgcactctttggccaatcagggccaagctgtgtgagactctggaaagagtcacagagttttcattattatctttttagccttctctaagtatcctttctgtattctttagttaGTTAGTTCAGCGTTCTTTAacataatatagtatcataaaataataaattaaccttctgagaacatggagtcagattcatcattccttcttttGTCTGGGGGGGAACCCAAATACAATAATATCAGACAAGGGGAATTTAACAAAATGATCAGGCAGTAGGTTCAGAATAATCatagatatttctttttcaccaACAAATACACACCACACTTGGTACTAGcttccaaaataataaaaaaagaggtGTTCCAGAGCTATTAAAAGCCAATGTGGCCCATGAGCAAACTGAGATAATCCTTGGAAGTGTCACAGAAGTGTCACTGGATGTGCCTTTCTGAAGGATCTGGAAATAAGAGGCCTTTCCATCATTAACCTGTTCCTCACAATTGCcccctgctcccttttcctctccttgttCCCAGATTAAAGAAGTTCATCTCCCCCCAGCTGATGTGCCACAGACCCCCTCACCACCTTACACAGGATTGTCCAGGCTTTTTCAAGGTATGTCCCAGGAGAGAGGTTGGACATCTACCAGGAGATATCAAAAAGTCAAAGATGCCTGGGACACTGACAATTCCCAGCTGAGAGACACCAAACTGTGGGGTATTTGCTGTTTAAAGCAGATGAATGCTAGCAGGGATATTGGGATTCACTGTGTCACCTCATCCTCTGGAACAGCAAAGCAGAACATTTACTGATCTGGTCAAAAAGTGTCTCATCATGACaggaatgaaaacaacaaaatacttttataaaatgaaaatgaaataaatgaaatgaaatgaataataaataaataaataaataaaataagaaataaaatgcataaataaaatgaaaacaataaaatacttttgtaaaatgaaaatgaaattaataaaatgaaaataataataaataaataaaatcataaataaaataataaataaaatgagtaaataaaatgaaaacaataaaatacatttgtaaaatgaaaatgaaataaataaaatgaaattaataataaataaataaataaacaaaatcataaataaaatgcataaataaaatgaaaacaataaaatacttttataaaatgaaaatgaaattaataaaattaaattaataaataaaaaacaaataagcaaataaaaataataaaataataaataaaatgcataaataaaatgaagacaataaaatagttttataaaataaaaattaaataaataaaatgaaattaatagataaaaatttaaaatgaataaataaataaataaaattaaaacaataaaatagtTTTATCAGCAATTCTGATTCCAGTGCCTGATAGTGCAAATATCCCAGACAGAGGAGAACATGGAATTTGTCTTTCAgattcttgggaaaaaaaaaaaaaaaagaacaagttgAGTTCCTGGAAAGACTTAAGAGTGTTTCTATCTCCACCTTGATATTTTTTATCAGaacattcaaaatatttaatgcaaattCTCCTTGGGTGTGCCATTGCTTTTATGGACTTTTTATGGCTTATAAACCAAATCACGTCATCGCTGGTACCTTCTCTGACCCTTTGGTTAAAATGTTACCCCAAGGACAATCTCATCTCTGTGTGCTCAGTGCTTGCTGAGCACTCCAGGATCCCTGGATTTGCatggggtgggagcagagccccacCCAGGGGTAACACCACCACCATCAACACTTCCTGCAACCATTCTGCATCTTTTCCAGGAAAAGTATtgaaattttctcaaaaaagAGCTTCATTTGAAATCAGCAAATATTCTGTTCTTCTGTTTCCTAGTGGGGGGCAAGTCAGAAATTTACTGATATtgaacaaaaagacaaaaaagaaggGTGAGTGAGAACTGAAATGGGCTGctcagagaggtggtggagtctccAAAAGTCATCTGGAATTCCAGATTCCAAAATTCATCTGGAAAGAGTCCTGGGCACTCTGGTCACAGAGGTGGGACTGGATCACCCccagggtcccttccaacctcaaccacTCCAGGATTCTGTGAAGAAATGGGTTTCAGCCTCCATATTTCTGTAcatttgaaaggaagaaagtttTTTTGCTGTTAACTTACTTTCCTGCTTGCCTCAAATACTACTTGGATTTATCTCTTtagggaaaattaaaataaataaataaatagataaataaataaaggggTGGGGGAGGAAAGAAGTGAGAGTCAACAAACATTCTGACATAGAGGAAGAATATGGGAAAACTAGGACATGATAATTGCCAGAAATTAGCTTGGAAGCCAATGGTTAATGGGAATAGAAGCAGATAAAAACAACATTTCTGGATAGAAGGAATACAGGGCAGGAATTTGAAAGAGGTGATTAGTATTTTAATGAGATCTAAAGCTGGTTGTCTGAGAACTCTGGTGGCTAGAAGTAGAGAAGAGAGTGAAAACATGAGAAATACATAGAAATTATACATTTTAAACTAAGAAAAAGTGATCAGTCCAGGGAATTTTGAGCTTCAGCAGAACAGGGGGAGAAATGGGCAAGGAAATCCCAAAAGGACCAAGAGAGTCATGGGGGAGGAATGGAATGGGAGGAATAATGAAAGCTGGATAAAGAGCCACATTGTAGaaccaaggagaaaaaaatatccaaaaattAGAGATAAAAGACTAGGGATGGAAGGAAGGACCAGAACTGGCAGCcaataaatagaataaatggATGTATCAGCCAAGACCTGGATAATGTGGAAATGTGGAAGAGCCAAGCAAAGTGAGGAGAAAGGTAAGAGAAATTTGGGGCGAAATGTGAGGAAAAATTAAGGGAGAGCAGGCACAAAATTCTGTGCATGCAGTAGTGGTGAGAAAGGGGAAAATCCCACCTTGCTGATGACTGTGGACACGATAACACAGAATTACACAAAGGGATGGGGGGAAtcaggggctgggcacagggaagagctgccaggctctggaTTAACCAGTGCTTCAAGGAGCTCTTGGAATTATGGAATTACTGATGGAATTTGTCATCTCAGGGCTCAACAGCTGCAAGAAAGCTCCACAGGTGGGAGCTGGCAATAAAGGAGTGTTAAGGTGAGTGAAATCTCATATGAGGTGAGGAGGAAGATATCAGCACAGGCTGACGTCTGTCCTCTGATTAGTGATTAAACATTAATAGCAGCCAGAAATCACTCATAGCAGAGAGGCTCAGGCTGGTCTGGGGTGGGAGGGATCTTGaagcccatccctgcctgggcagggacatttccaCCCCAagaggctgctccaagccctgtccaagctgaTCTTGGCTCCCCACGCCCACTGGGATTCAGGCCTCACTTGCAGAACACAAGTGGAGAAAAGGAATGAACTTTTTAATAAGTGAAAATAATGGATTTAGAAATAAGAGGGGGGTGTGAGGTATCACAAGCCTGATGGTTTAGTGAAAAATAAGGGAATTAACATGACCTTTTCTCATAAAACAAATTACCCAATTGAATTGTCAGTGAGACAAATCCTTCTAGCTCATTTTTCAGGAACTGAGGCGTtgaagaatcacagaaccacagaacggtttgggttggaagggacaccaaagatcatttagttccagcccctggcagggacatctcctgctgggaatgcagtTCTGTACCCCTGATTCACGTGAGCagcttttgctgctcctgcacaggatGAAACCTGCAGGGGTGGGTGGCtggtggtggccctggcagtgctgggttgcACTCCATGATcccagagggcttttccagccctaACAATTCCCTGATTCTGTGACTCCCACGGGCTGTGCAGGAAACCAGCCTGATGaaatccctgctgtgctctgaacCACAGCTCCAGTTCCCAGAGagagctgcaaacacagccctCAATCTTTGGGTTCTGCAGAGCAAAATTAGATCTCCACTCCTGGCTCGTGGCTTCCTTTATTTGCCATCCTTTCCagattatttttacttttttatatcgttatttatattattatttatttttaattatattaaaatataattaaatttaaattcattaaatttaattatatatatatatatatatatatatatatatatataaatttttttttttttttaaatccaacccaggccattctgtgtctttattttcatttgtgccCCCCACCCCTTCTTCCCCAGGGACACAACCTCCTGCTGTCCAACCAAACCAACCCCCAGAAATCACAAATCTCAGCCAGCAGGGACAAAATGAAGGGTTTGTGCCCTCATTtatcccccttttcccctctgcagTGCTCTACACACCAGGCTAAACAagtttggggtgtccctggggcagaAGATCTGTGGGAAGGTCTCCAGtgcagccctcctgccccacctgATCCTGTTTCAGCAGGATCTTGGTTCTTATCCTGTTTCCAACAATCCACAGCCTCcttctctgcaggagctggtccaagctgctgtgctgggacctGAGGATTTGTCACATCAGCTTTAGAGGAAAATAGGAAGTCCTCTCTCTATTTGGAGAAATAACTGCAGGTTTAAAAGAaacccctgcagtgctggagggaggaAATCCCATTTCCCGACTTcaaggcagcaggaagagcctGAGTGAGGGATTCTAACTTTGGAATTTGCTCTGGATGCAGAATTTTGTCCTGAGGTAGTCAAAATAGTGGATGTAAAGAATCCTGTTCTACACCCTCACAGTTTTCCTGTCAAATGAAGTAGGAATTTATGCACCTCATGATAGTTTTCTAACATCAGTTCTGGATTTAGACTCCAAATTCCAGGGCTGAGGATACAGATTTGGTGCACTGAGAGACTTGGTGGAACTTGCTGACTTGAGGACTCCATATataaaattagagaaaatagTTACAAATAGGAGGGGGAAATGTAAAATCTCTGATATGGATTTGCATTTCCATGACAGACCTGGgggtgcagaggagcagaggaggctcagggggcccttgtggccctgcacagctcctgccaggaggggacagccaggggggattgggctctgctccaggaacagggacaggagcagagggaagggaaggggagggttGGGTTGGATGTGGTGATCCCAGCTGTGGGTTCCTCTGGGTCTGCATTGAAGGCACTGAGACAGGAGTTCATGTTCACACACAGGTGTTTATCATTTCTTATCAGtgaaacagtctcactgctgtgagttctgcagcttttcatgagaaggcacaaaatggccacaatATCTTGGTACAAGGGCTTTTCagactaaactgtccaattaagagctgacacctggattatttccccttttaacccaataactgatcccacagagctgcaatgcagacttttctgcccaattacaaaatgccacccaaccccatggagaaggaggaagaagcagcatgaagaagcagcccaggacaacaccctgtgtCCTgcatcttgctgccatccacaacacactaaaaacccccaaacctcaatttctcacccagtgacacacctgcactgctctctataatctatttcacacttttgtggattccagtctattctggagtttaggaaactttctccatgaatgagggtcagagtcagtgctgccagagcagacacaggaatattcccagtgccctgggtttgcacagTTGGACATCAAGAGAAGTTTCCTCATGGAAAGTGTGGTCGGGAAtaggcaggggctgcccagggcagtggtggatccccatccctggaggtgtccaaggaaggtCTGGGGGTgacactcagtgctctgggctggggacaagagAGGGATCAGGCACAGGGGggactcagtgatcctggaGGGCTTTTGCAACCCAAACAGGTCTGTGATTCTCGACTACAAATTGATTTTATGTGGTATTtacagggtccccaggacgaaggaggaattgagaatctgactccacgTTCTTAGAGgctatattattatattatattatattatattataattatattatattatattatattatattatattattatatattctgctatactaaagaatagagaaaggatcTTACAAAACACTtaacaagataataatgaaaacccATGACTTgtcagagtcctgacacagctggactgtgattggtccTTAAGTACAAACAATTCACACGAAACCAATCAAATattcacctgttggataaacaatctccaaaccacattccaaagcagcagaacacaggagaagcaatcagataattattgttttcatttttctctgaggcttctcagcttcccaggagaagaaatcctggggaagggatttttcagaaaatgtgacagtgacagtttTCAGTTCAGGAGATTGTTAAAAGATACATTTTATTCAGGGAAGCTGCAGACATGAAATGCCTTATATGGGGAAAAAGCAAGGAGGCAAGAAGAGTATCCTAAaacaaaatccaccccaaaaccagcaataacaaacaaataaacaataaTATCCAAATTATTACTAGTTTTTTATTGCTTGTAAAGCATATAAACATGGACAGATAATTTCTTCACAATCTTGCCaccaataaataaaacatgcaaTGCTTTCATTTCACTGTGATTCTAGCACTGCACtttagaattattttctctcaaaGAGAGCTTAGAGAACCTTGATATCCAGCCAGTGAAGAAGTGTTCCTGTGCTCCTCTACACCCATTCCCCAAATCAACAACAATCACTACAAGGAACAGGCTGATTTCTGGCTGCCAGAGTGTTCCTAAACACCAGGAATTCAGCTCCAGTTATTTGGTGCAGTTCTGCTACAAACTCAGAGGTGTCACCTGCAGacagggggaaaggaaagggatcCAACCCACTGGGAAGGATGGACTGGGAAAGGGAATAACCCAGTGGTGTTGTGTGTAGGGGAGGCCAAATCACAGGCAGATATTAATGATTGGATACTACTTATTGGACATTAAAAAATTAGCCATTAAAAAGGCTGCAGGGGATGCTGAGTTTCACAGTTTGTTcaaatccaggcaaaatagTGGGAAATGAAACCCAGAGCATTTCCATTCCAGTGTCACCCaactcctgcagcactggaagCTCTCAGAGGAGTCCCAGCCTCCTTGCTGGCAGATCTGCTCTGATCCAGGACTGCAGGAACGTCCCCACGAGCTGGCAGCTCAGTTTGGCTGCAGTGGGAGATGAAGCCCAGGAATATTGATTGGTGAAAGTACATGATCTTGCCACAGGAATGCACAAACTTCCCAGCTGGACATGTCTTGTGTGGGTTTTTCCACCTTCTCAGaagcagccagcacaggcagcattgGCACAGATCTCACACAGGTCAtcctcagcagccaggcctgtCCAGGAGAAAAAGGGATTCAGTTGGAtgccaggagggcagagccacCTGCCAAAGCACTTGGAGACTCCTTTGCATTCCTGCTTTATCATTTGAAAGATCCTTGTGGGTAGAACTGCTCTGAGTAAAATTAGCTCGTGCTAAAATCTGACTGAAGGGATGAAATCAAACCTGAATTCCTTGGGAAGCCATGGGAAGCAAGAGGGCAACAGGATATGGCAGCATTTTATCCTAAAGTGTCCCTTGTACTGGACAGCAGATAACTGCAAGAGAATAacttaaaaaagcaaaccctgcagcagcagcagcccatggcagagggactTTGggcaaggaggaatggcttAAGCTGGAGAAGGGTagatttagatgagatattgggAGGAAAATCCTCCCTGTGGAGGGgttgaggccctggcacaggtgcccagagcagctggggctgcccctggatccctggcagtgcccaaggccaggctggacagggctgggagcagcctgggacagtgggaggtgtccctgccatggcaggggtgggatgggatgggctttaaggtcctcCCCACCAAACTATTCAGTGATTCCATTATTCTGCTTTGGATGAACTTTTCTCTGGTCACAGCAGTGGGATGTGCCCAGggaacagctcagctcagcactgcaggaattttCCTTGGCTGGTTCATGGAGCCCAAGCCTTGCAGGAGAAAGGGCAGCACAAGGGCAGCACAAACCCTCCCAGCTGCCCTAGAAGTGACACAGAAGCAATTCCATGGCTTTGCCTCCTGCTGTTGGAATATTCAAGGTTAAAAATCgtggtaaaaatgaaaaaacaatgaaatatgAATGACATACTCAGCCTCCTGAAAATCATGGGTGCATCTTCCCTCTTGCACACAGGCCTGAACTCCTCAGGCAGGTGCTTCTCCTGGCATGGGGAGTAGCTGCCCATGGGCACCATCATGCGAGGGTTGATGTGTTTGTTGCCCTCCATGAGCTCCTTCAGCTTCTTCACGGACTCCAGGGGGAATTTAAAGTCTCCATCCTGTGAAGAACCAGAAAAAAGAAGTGTCAGGAAGCCAGGCCTTTTGCAAATCCACTCCATTTCAACAATTTCTCccaaaaaaaatacagcagagggaaaagatGGTGTTGAAAGAAAGCCAAGATAAAACCTGAGTGAAGGCAGTGGACAGAGGGAGAATTCAGTCCTGGCTCATCCCTGTGAGACAGACCCATAAAACCTGGGATAGGAAGATCCAGGCTGGGAATCTTCAGCCTCAAAAGAGAGAACTGGGAAATCTCACAGAACCCTGGAatggattgggttggaagggaccttaaagctcttctcattccaccccctgccatggacagggacacttccactgtcccaggctgctgcaagcTCAATCCAACACCTCCAGGGATAGGAGGGAGAGATCTACAAAGCCATGGCTGGAGTGGGGATAAATGGGGATTTATTTGGTTCACTGTTCTCCTAACACAGCAGTGGAAATGCCACGTGTTGGCTGTGACCACACAAGAGCAGCTCTTCTATCACACCACACATTGCTGGGGGCTTAAACCCTTCCCCCCAGGACATTGTGGCAAGTTTCCATTaatttagaatcacagaatctcttgtgttggaagggatccacagggatcacTGATTCCAgcttctggccctgcacagaggcccaacaatcccaccccGTGCCCATTGAAAACTTGCTCACACAATCTGCGAAAAACAAGTTTTTGGAAGCATAAATATAACACTTCTGACTCAAAAGTTCACATCAGAAACTTAAGGAAGCTGGGACAGGACTCTGAGAAATAGTAGTCTATGTTTCAGTTGCTTCTCCCTGTTCATCAGTTAAGGGTCATTCCCTCAGTTTCAAGAGATTTCCCCTTTTTGAGTTCATAAATTTAATTTGCAGAGGTGTTGCAGCTGTTTAACCAAGTGCACAGAGTCTGTACCCATCTGCAGATAATCAGAGTTTGGCCTAGAAAACAAATAAGCATTTTCAGACTGATTTATATCTGCTGTTTTATCATGGTTTCATGGCCATCATGAGGTCAGTAAGGTGATGTGGGAGGGTTTGGAATGGGATGAgttttaatgtcccttccaacccaaaccatcctgggattctggagTCAGGTAAGAGCTCCTcatccaaagaaataaaatgcagtgaCTGATACAGCACAAGACCAAATATTAGCATTTGTTTCATATCCCCATGAGTCCAGTGGGGAATGGTGTGAGATAAGTGGGGAGGGGATTTGATT is a window from the Molothrus ater isolate BHLD 08-10-18 breed brown headed cowbird chromosome 23, BPBGC_Mater_1.1, whole genome shotgun sequence genome containing:
- the LOC118695110 gene encoding guanylin-like isoform X2, which gives rise to MEKGKRNKDLENHHLGMEIAAPHQRLSPWLGQQCLLILMGLVDMDNSSHRISGQDGDFKFPLESVKKLKELMEGNKHINPRMMVPMGSYSPCQEKHLPEEFRPVCKREDAPMIFRRLSLAAEDDLCEICANAACAGCF
- the LOC118695110 gene encoding guanylin-like isoform X3 — its product is MKSFLSWAVLAVLVLVHISQAVYVQDGDFKFPLESVKKLKELMEGNKHINPRMMVPMGSYSPCQEKHLPEEFRPVCKREDAPMIFRRLSLAAEDDLCEICANAACAGCF